Below is a window of Paraburkholderia azotifigens DNA.
ACTGCCTGCCCGCACATCGCGGCGAGGAAGTGAGCGCTGAGGTGATCGACGGGCCGCAGAGCGTCGTATGGGACGAAGCGGAAAACCGCCTGCACGTGCAGAAGGCGCTGATGGAGTTCCTGCTGCTCGGCAAGCTGAATCACTGAGCTTGCACGGCAACCCGCCGTCACAAAACAAAAGCGCCGGATTCGAAACCCGGCGCTTTTTGTTTTCAGGCTCGCGCCGGCGGCCGACGCTGAAATCCGCTCACAGACAAACGGGCTCGGCCTCCAGCTCCACGCCAAAGCGCTGCGCCACGTCTTGCTGGATCGCCTTCGCGAGCGCCAGCACCTCGGCGCCCGTGGCGCCACCGCGATTCACGAGCACGAGCGCCTGCCGTTCATGCACGCCCGCTGCGCCCAGCGCGCGCCCTTTCCAGCCGCAACGGTCGATCAGCCAGCCCGCCGCAAGCTTCACGCGCCCGTCCGGCTGACGATACGAGACGATCTCCGGCTCCTTTGCAAGCAGCGCGTCGAACCGCGCCGACTCGACGACTGGATTCTTGAAGAAACTTCCCGCGTTGCCTAGCGCGAGCGGATCGGGCAGCTTCGCGCGGCGCACGGCGACGACGGCATCGAAGATGGCCTGAGGCGTCGGCGTGGCGTCGCCGAGACCGACGGCGGACAGCTCGCGCGCGATATCGCCGTAACCGGCGCGCGGCACCCACGCTTTCGGCAACCTGAACGTCACCGACACGATCACGAAGCGCTCGCGCCCTTCCTGCTTGAAGATGCTGTCACGATAGCCGAAGCGGCAGGCAGCGGCGTCGAGTTCGACGGTTTCGCCCGTCGCCAGCTCCAGCGCGCGCAGCGACGCGAAGCGCTCGCACATTTCCAGCCCGTACGCGCCGATATTCTGGATCGGCGCCGCGCCCACCGTGCCCGGAATCAACGCGAGATTCTCGAGACCGGGCATGCCCTCTGCAAGCGTCCACGATACGAACTCATGCCAGTTCTCGCCCGCCGCCGCTTCGACGTACCACGCTTCGTCGTCTTCGCGGACGACCTTGCGGCCGCGCAGCGCGACCAGCAGCACGAGTCCGTCGAAGTCGCCCGTCAATACGACGTTGCTGCCGCCGCCCAGCACGAGCCGCCGCAAGCCCGCCGCACGCGGATCGCGCACGGCGGCGAGCAACTGGGCCTCGCTTTCGATCTGGCACGCAAGCCGCGCGCGCACGTCGAAACCGAAGGTGTTGTGCGGCTTGAGCGGAAAATCGGCGATAAACGAAAGCGGTTCGGACTGGGACATCGGATGTTCTGGCAAGCGCCCGGCAGAACCTGCGGATACGGAACGAAGCCGCTCGCGAGCCTTGGGCAAAAGAGAAAGGCGTCGGTAAAATGACACCGGTCCGTGATTATAGCGAGTGCGTCGCGCGCAGCCTTCTGGCGCCGCACGCTTTGAAACAAATGGGAGAAAGCAATGCCATCGTTTGACGTCGTCTGCGAAGCCAACATGATCGAGGTGAAGAACGCGATCGAGCAGTCCAACAAGGAAATCTCGACGCGCTTCGACTTCAAGGGCTCGGACGCCCGCGTCGAGCAGAAGGAACGCGAACTCACCGCGTTCGCCGACGATGAATTCAAGCTCGGCCAGGTGAAGGACGTGCTGGTGTCGAAAATGGCCAAGCGCAACGTGGACGTGCGCTTCCTCGACTACGGCAAGATCGAGAAGATCGGCGGCGACAAGGTCAAGCAGGTCGTCACCGTGAAAAAAGGCGTGTCCGGCGATCTCGCGAAGAAAATCGTCAAGCTCGTGAAAGACAGCAAGATCAAGGTTCAGGCGAGCATTCAGGGCGACGCGGTGCGCGTGACGGGCACCAAGCGCGACGATTTGCAAAGCGTGATCGCGATGCTGCGCAAGGATGTGACCGATACGCCGCTCGACTTCAACAACTTCCGCGACTAATATCCGCCGTCGCGCGCGAGGCCGCTGGCCGGCGCGCGACAACCTGATGTAAAACGCCGCCGCGGCTTCAGTGCTTGTTCGACGCCGCCGCTCCCGCCTTCTTCTTGTCGCCGATACGGCTTTCCTGCCCTGCCACCAGCTTCGCGATGTTCGCGCGGTGACGCCAGATCAGCAGCGCGCTCATCGCGACGATGGACAGCGCGATCACGTTCGCGCCGAACAGAAAACCGTCGAACAGCGGCGCGAAGATCGCCGCGCACAGCGCAGCCAGCGACGAATAGCGCGTGAAGAACGCGACGATCAGCCAGGTCAGCAGCGTCGCGATACCGAGAATGGGATTGATCGCGAGCAGCACGCCCGCCGCCGTCGCCACGCCCTTGCCGCCCTTGAAGCGGAAAAAGATCGGATAGAGGTGGCCGAGGAACACGGCGATCGCGGCAATCGCGACCGACGTGTCATCGAGTCCGAAGTGCGCCGAGAAATGGCCCGTGAGCCAGACGGCGAGCCAGCCTTTGAACGCATCGCCGACCAGCGTGAGAATCGCGGCCTTCTTGTTGCCGCTTCGCAGCACGTTGGTCGCGCCGGGGTTCTTCGAGCCGTACGAGCGCGGATCGGCCAGTCCCATCGCGGCGCTGACGATCACGGCAAACGACACCGAGCCGATCAGATAGGCCACGACGGCGACAATCAGGTTTTCCATGTTGAAACTCTTGTCAGTATCGGAAAGCGCACCAGGCGATGCTGGTCTCCATGTGCCGTATGCGCGAGACGCGTCGACGCAGCTCGCGCCGGCGCAACGGCGCACATTCTACCGAACCCTTCACGTGCTTTTACATACGTAGTGCGCCGGGCATGCGCAACAGCCAGGGCCGTCAATCGACGCTCGCGCACTGCACCGGCTTCGCGGCCAGCAGCGACGTCAATACGCGAGGCGCGATGCTCACCAGAAAGCCGCGCCGCCCGCCATTGATATAGATCCGGTCCATCTCGAGTATGGTCGACTCGACGTACACGGGCATCGCCTTCTTCGTGCCGAACGGCGACGTGCCGCCTATCATGTAACCCGAGTGCCGGCTCGCGACCTCCGGCTTGCACGGTTCGACGCGTTTCGCGCCGATCTGCCGTGCGAGGTTCTTCGTCGATACCGTGCGGTCGCCGTGCATCAGCACGATCAGCGGCTTCGCGTGCTCGTCTTCCATCACCAGCGTCTTGACGACGTGATGCTCGTCGACGCCGAGCTGGCGTGCGGATTCTTCCGTGCCGCCATGATCGACATAGTCGTACGGATGCTCGCCGAACTCGACCTTGTGGCGGCGCAAAAACTGCGTGGCAGGCGTTTCGGAAACATGTCTGGATTTGCTCATCGGCGCATTGTAATGTCCGCCCGGCGGCGTTGCCATTGGCCGAATGGCCAATTGTGCGAGCCTCGGGAGTATGGGACGATCGTTCGGAAAACGTTGAAGCGTAAACGCCCGTCGTCAAAGGAGACCTCGTTGAATACAGCCCAGCACTCGCCTGACGGCTCGCAGTCCGACGCGCAGTCCGTCTTGCAATCAGTCCCGCAACCGGTCGCGCAACTGGTCGACGTAGCCGCGCTGCTCGCCGCTCTCCCCGAACGTATCTCCGGGATTCCGGAGCGGATCGCCGCACGCGACCCGCAGCATCCCGCCCTGATCGAAGACGGACGGCGTCTCACGCGCGCGCAACTCGTGGATGCCGTGAATGCCGTCGCCGCGCTGCTCGCCGAACAGGGCGTGCGCGCCGGCGACCGCGTGATGATCGTCGCGGAGAACAGCGTCGTGCAGGTCGTGCTGATGTTCGCGGCTGCGAAGCTCGATGCCTGGGCGTTGATGTCGAATGCGCGGCTCTCTGCGGCGGAACTCGACACGATCCGCGCGCATGCGCAACCGCGCCTGACCGCGTACGCCGTCGATGCTTCGCCCGATGCGCGGCTGCACGCCGAACGCCACGGCGCGCGGGCTGCGCGCCGGATAACTGTGGACATCGGCGCATGGTCTTACGCGCTCGACGATGAAGCGCAAGCGGAACCTGTCGAAGCCGCAAGCGCCCGCCAATGTGCCGCACTGATCTACACGACGGGAACGACGGGCTCGCCCAAAGGCGTAATGCTCTCGCACCGCAACCTGCTGTTCATCGCGGCGATCTCCAGCACGCTCAGGCGCGTCGATGCCGACGACGTCGTCTACGCGGTGCTGCCCATCTCTCACGTGTACGGTCTCGCGTCGGTGTGCCTCGGCAGTCTTTATGCGGGCGCAACGCTGAGGCTCGCGCCGCGCTACTCGCCTGACGCCGTGCAGCGTGCGCTCGCCGAAGAACGCGTGTCGATCTTCCAGGGCGTACCCGCGATGCACGCCAGGCTGCTCGAATACCTGCAGGTAAGGAACCTGCCGTGGTCCGCGCCGTGTCTGCGCTTCGCCTATTCCGGCGGTTCGCCGCTCGACGCCGCCTTGAAGTCGCGCGTCGAAAGTGTTTACGGGGTCACGCTGCACAACGGCTACGGCATGACCGAAAGCAGCCCGACCGTGTCCCAAACGATGATCGAGTCGCCGCGCACCGACTGCTCTGTCGGTCAGCCGATTCCGGGCATCGATGTGCGATTCGTCGGACTGGACGGCGTCGACGTCGCGCAGGGAGAAGTGGGTGAACTCTGGGTACGCGGGCCGAACGTGATGCTCGGTTACTACCGCAATCCGCAGCAGACGCACGCCGCAGTCACCGAAGACGGTTGGCTCAAGACAGGCGATCTCGCGCGCCGGGACGCGGACGGCGCGCTGCACATCGCCGGGCGCAGCAAGGAACTGATCATCCGCTCGGGCTTCAACGTATATCCGGCGGAGGTCGAGCATGTGCTGAACGCGCATCCCGATGTCGTGCAGTCAGCCGTGATCGGTCGCGCGGTCGCGGGCAACGAGGAAGTCGTGGCGTTCGTCGAACTGACGGGCGGCGCGATCGCCACGCCCGCCGACCTCGCCGCGTGGTGCGAAGCGCGCCTTGCGCCCTACAAGCGGCCCGCCGAAATCAAGGTGCTCGCGGCGTTGCCCGCGGCATCGACGGGCAAGATTCTCAAGCACCGGCTGCGCGATCTGGCCTGAACCGCACGAACGAAGCGACGAACAACACGCGAACAGCGCGCGCACCACTTCGCGCAGCCATCAGCCGCGCGGATGATGCGTCGCGTGCAGCGACTTGAGCCGCTCGCGTGCAACGTGCGTGTAGATCTGCGTGGTCGAGATATCGGTGTGGCCGAGCAGCAGTTGCACGACGCGCAGGTCCGCGCCGTGATTCAGCAGATGCGTCGCGAACGCGTGACGCAGCGTATGCGGCGACAGCGGCGCGTGCACGTGTGCCGTCAGCGCGTGACGCTTGATGATGTTCCAGAACTGCTGACGCGTCATGCCTTCGGCGCGCGCGGTGACGAACAGCGCGTCGGCGGAACGCTGGCCGAGCAACGCGGGGCGCGACTCGCGCAGATAGCGTTCGATCCAGCCGTGCGCCTCTTCGCCGAATGGAATCAGACGCTCCTTCGAGCCCTTGCCCATCACGCGCACGACACCTTCGTTCAACCCGACTTCCACCGTTTTCAACGTGACCAGTTCGCTCACGCGCAAGCCGCTCGCGTACATCAGTTCGAGCATCGTGCGGTCGCGCAGACCGAGCGGCGCGGTGACATCGGGGGCACCGAGCAGCGCTTCGACCTGCGCTTCCGTCAACGTCGACGGAAAACGCGGCGCCTGCCTGGCCGACCGGATGCGCAAGGTCGGATCGGCGGACGCACGATGCTCGCGCACCGCCCACGCGTA
It encodes the following:
- the murB gene encoding UDP-N-acetylmuramate dehydrogenase — translated: MSQSEPLSFIADFPLKPHNTFGFDVRARLACQIESEAQLLAAVRDPRAAGLRRLVLGGGSNVVLTGDFDGLVLLVALRGRKVVREDDEAWYVEAAAGENWHEFVSWTLAEGMPGLENLALIPGTVGAAPIQNIGAYGLEMCERFASLRALELATGETVELDAAACRFGYRDSIFKQEGRERFVIVSVTFRLPKAWVPRAGYGDIARELSAVGLGDATPTPQAIFDAVVAVRRAKLPDPLALGNAGSFFKNPVVESARFDALLAKEPEIVSYRQPDGRVKLAAGWLIDRCGWKGRALGAAGVHERQALVLVNRGGATGAEVLALAKAIQQDVAQRFGVELEAEPVCL
- a CDS encoding YajQ family cyclic di-GMP-binding protein, which codes for MPSFDVVCEANMIEVKNAIEQSNKEISTRFDFKGSDARVEQKERELTAFADDEFKLGQVKDVLVSKMAKRNVDVRFLDYGKIEKIGGDKVKQVVTVKKGVSGDLAKKIVKLVKDSKIKVQASIQGDAVRVTGTKRDDLQSVIAMLRKDVTDTPLDFNNFRD
- the plsY gene encoding glycerol-3-phosphate 1-O-acyltransferase PlsY translates to MENLIVAVVAYLIGSVSFAVIVSAAMGLADPRSYGSKNPGATNVLRSGNKKAAILTLVGDAFKGWLAVWLTGHFSAHFGLDDTSVAIAAIAVFLGHLYPIFFRFKGGKGVATAAGVLLAINPILGIATLLTWLIVAFFTRYSSLAALCAAIFAPLFDGFLFGANVIALSIVAMSALLIWRHRANIAKLVAGQESRIGDKKKAGAAASNKH
- the ybaK gene encoding Cys-tRNA(Pro) deacylase; protein product: MSKSRHVSETPATQFLRRHKVEFGEHPYDYVDHGGTEESARQLGVDEHHVVKTLVMEDEHAKPLIVLMHGDRTVSTKNLARQIGAKRVEPCKPEVASRHSGYMIGGTSPFGTKKAMPVYVESTILEMDRIYINGGRRGFLVSIAPRVLTSLLAAKPVQCASVD
- a CDS encoding class I adenylate-forming enzyme family protein, with amino-acid sequence MSGFAHRRIVMSARRRCHWPNGQLCEPREYGTIVRKTLKRKRPSSKETSLNTAQHSPDGSQSDAQSVLQSVPQPVAQLVDVAALLAALPERISGIPERIAARDPQHPALIEDGRRLTRAQLVDAVNAVAALLAEQGVRAGDRVMIVAENSVVQVVLMFAAAKLDAWALMSNARLSAAELDTIRAHAQPRLTAYAVDASPDARLHAERHGARAARRITVDIGAWSYALDDEAQAEPVEAASARQCAALIYTTGTTGSPKGVMLSHRNLLFIAAISSTLRRVDADDVVYAVLPISHVYGLASVCLGSLYAGATLRLAPRYSPDAVQRALAEERVSIFQGVPAMHARLLEYLQVRNLPWSAPCLRFAYSGGSPLDAALKSRVESVYGVTLHNGYGMTESSPTVSQTMIESPRTDCSVGQPIPGIDVRFVGLDGVDVAQGEVGELWVRGPNVMLGYYRNPQQTHAAVTEDGWLKTGDLARRDADGALHIAGRSKELIIRSGFNVYPAEVEHVLNAHPDVVQSAVIGRAVAGNEEVVAFVELTGGAIATPADLAAWCEARLAPYKRPAEIKVLAALPAASTGKILKHRLRDLA
- the xerD gene encoding site-specific tyrosine recombinase XerD, giving the protein MTDVLTEDAQPASPLLLTSGASIDAFCDALWLEHGLARNTLDAYRRDLRLFSEWLADRRDASLDTASEADLTAYSAARSADKSTSANRRLSVFRRYYAWAVREHRASADPTLRIRSARQAPRFPSTLTEAQVEALLGAPDVTAPLGLRDRTMLELMYASGLRVSELVTLKTVEVGLNEGVVRVMGKGSKERLIPFGEEAHGWIERYLRESRPALLGQRSADALFVTARAEGMTRQQFWNIIKRHALTAHVHAPLSPHTLRHAFATHLLNHGADLRVVQLLLGHTDISTTQIYTHVARERLKSLHATHHPRG